A single Acidobacteriota bacterium DNA region contains:
- a CDS encoding DUF1698 domain-containing protein has translation MPIAPENPVYDIVNQVADEQREEYFASGWWHSIDLGNGIVTPGAHKLGELQENFARFNLPADLTGKRVLDIGCWDGFYSFEAERRGAEVVAMDCWQPEKFFIAHEALNSRIQFHELSVYEVTPQRLGTFDIVFFLGVLYHLRHPLLALERVCAVTREFALLESHVIDNARDTTYPNMEFYEWDELGGQYDNWWGPNSACMLQMTRAAGFARVEALRPQLSRNVLKAYRRWADWPAEAQSSLHLRAATNAIHFQPQTPVSGRHAFLALWVDGLPAEVTREQLRVEIGGYGCAPYFAGPSLKADGTLDCVQVNVPVPPGLSAGTTPVRLCFGNQTSNEVSAQLVTGSEW, from the coding sequence ATGCCAATCGCTCCTGAAAACCCTGTTTACGACATCGTCAACCAAGTCGCTGACGAACAGCGCGAAGAGTATTTCGCCAGCGGCTGGTGGCATAGCATTGATCTCGGCAATGGCATTGTCACGCCCGGCGCGCACAAGCTGGGCGAGTTGCAAGAGAACTTCGCGCGCTTCAATTTGCCCGCCGATTTGACTGGCAAGCGCGTGCTCGACATCGGCTGCTGGGACGGCTTTTACAGCTTCGAGGCCGAGCGGCGCGGGGCCGAAGTCGTCGCGATGGATTGCTGGCAGCCCGAAAAGTTTTTCATCGCGCACGAGGCCCTCAACTCACGCATACAGTTTCACGAACTCAGCGTTTACGAAGTCACGCCGCAACGGCTCGGCACCTTCGACATCGTTTTCTTTCTGGGCGTGCTTTATCACCTGCGCCATCCCTTGCTGGCGCTCGAACGCGTGTGCGCCGTGACGCGCGAATTCGCCCTGCTCGAGTCGCACGTCATTGATAATGCGCGCGACACCACCTACCCGAACATGGAGTTTTACGAGTGGGATGAATTGGGCGGCCAGTACGACAATTGGTGGGGGCCGAACAGCGCATGCATGTTGCAGATGACGCGCGCCGCCGGGTTCGCCCGCGTCGAAGCGCTGCGCCCGCAACTCTCGCGCAACGTGCTCAAAGCCTATCGCCGCTGGGCCGATTGGCCTGCCGAAGCGCAATCGTCCTTGCATTTGCGCGCGGCAACCAACGCGATTCACTTCCAACCGCAAACCCCCGTCAGCGGACGGCATGCCTTTCTCGCGCTTTGGGTAGACGGTTTGCCCGCCGAGGTCACGCGCGAACAACTGCGCGTCGAAATCGGCGGCTACGGTTGCGCGCCTTATTTCGCGGGGCCGTCATTGAAAGCGGATGGCACGTTGGATTGCGTGCAGGTCAATGTGCCGGTGCCACCGGGGCTGAGCGCGGGCACGACACCAGTGCGGCTATGTTTCGGCAATCAAACCTCAAATGAAGTGAGCGCGCAGTTAGTCACCGGCAGCGAATGGTAA
- a CDS encoding DedA family protein, which yields MELIKHFIDIILHLDKHLVDLVTQYGAWTYGILFLIIFCETGLVVTPFLPGDSLLFATGALAATGALNVVWCFGLLCGAAIIGDNLNYWIGYHVGPKVFSSAQSRLLNRQHLERTHQFYEKHGGKTVIIARFMPIIRTFAPFVAGIGRMNYPKFLAFSVFGSLLWMGIFLSAGFLFGNIPVVKRNFTLVVVALILIPAIPALSEAWRARRAAK from the coding sequence ATGGAACTCATCAAACACTTCATTGACATCATCCTGCACCTCGACAAGCACCTGGTGGATCTGGTCACGCAATACGGCGCGTGGACGTATGGCATTTTGTTTTTGATTATCTTTTGCGAGACGGGGCTGGTGGTGACGCCGTTTTTACCGGGCGATTCGCTGCTGTTTGCGACGGGCGCGTTGGCGGCGACGGGCGCGTTGAATGTGGTCTGGTGTTTCGGACTGCTCTGCGGCGCGGCGATCATCGGCGACAACCTGAATTACTGGATCGGCTATCACGTCGGGCCGAAGGTGTTCAGCAGCGCGCAATCGCGGCTGCTCAACCGGCAGCACCTCGAACGCACGCACCAGTTTTATGAAAAGCACGGCGGCAAGACGGTGATCATCGCGCGCTTCATGCCGATCATCCGCACCTTTGCGCCGTTCGTCGCGGGCATCGGGCGCATGAACTATCCGAAGTTCCTGGCCTTCAGCGTTTTTGGCAGCCTCTTGTGGATGGGCATCTTTCTTTCGGCGGGCTTTTTGTTTGGCAATATCCCGGTGGTCAAACGCAACTTTACGCTGGTGGTGGTCGCCCTCATCCTCATCCCGGCGATTCCAGCGCTGAGCGAAGCCTGGCGGGCGCGGCGTGCCGCGAAATGA